From Erigeron canadensis isolate Cc75 chromosome 5, C_canadensis_v1, whole genome shotgun sequence:
ACCGGCATTATATGACTCATACGTGGTGAGTTGATAGATATCCAATTATGGTACCGGGACTAGCTAGGTTCCCTCCATTATTCTCTTTTTTTCTAGTCAATACAAATactatttattcattttatcatttagttattttatttattactcgcTACTTAAAGTATATAGAAAGAATAAAAACAAACtcgtaaaaaaaatttcatgcATACAAATCATTTAAAAAGGAAGTGGGTAAGAGTTGACAACAGAAACCCGAAGTGTGAATGGGCTACTGAGCCCAATATCGCGTGTTTGTTAAACGGgcattttaacatttttattaaaccCTTAATTGAAATAGGGTTTTTCTTTCTCCTTGCTCGAATTAAACCCTAAATAGGTCGTTCTTCTCCTTCctcttaataataatagataCAGATATGGTAATTACTTTTTTCATACATTATCATATATCGTTACAcgtaattcatttttttttaagttattgattttattttaatgatttGCAGGGTGAAAGAACagtgaagaagaacaagaaaacATCCAACAACAAACCTCTTTCTCCTGCTcaaggtataatttttattaattagttaattcattttattataaataatgtgTATTATAATAACATCTGTCTGAAATTTGGAAGTTAGTTTCTGGTAATTTGAACTAAAAGCCATTTTCGGCTTTGTTCGGCTTTAGGTCCATGAATATGATAGTCATTTTTAAGCTAAATTAGTGTTCCATTTTTTTCCCCTAAAAATTGACCTTTTTTAGAAATATAAGGGCTAAGATGGACTAGATCAAATTACGATATCGAGAATTGAATAACGGAGTAgctaaatatattgtttttttacaaTCAAATGACGCCGTATGAGGGTATTTACAAGATTACATTAGTTCTGCTCATTTGACATCTTAGTTTTCCAGCTTTCAATATGCGACATGTAGAAATTATCAAAAAAGTCGTCTGCTTGTTAGTAGGTTATTATCGTTTTCATGAAAAGCATTTGGCTTTGTTCCATGATTTTGAGTTAGATTTTAGCCTTAGTGTTTATCCATTAGGATATACTTTGGACTTAATCTTCAATTTTGTCCTTGTATATTATTAGTAAACATGTCAGGCCAACTTGTTTCGTATGTATCGCTGAAGATTTGCCTTTGGTTGTGCTTGAAAGTGTTGCATATGTTATGGCAGACTTATTCTGATATGTAGCTGATTTGCATTATGactcgattttttttttttagataatgtGGATGGTGTAAGTTCtgacaagaaattgaaaaaatctACAAGagacaagaaaagaaaaggcaCAGAGGTAGCCGAAGCCAAAAAAGTCGGTGTCGTTGGCTCCAGTAGTCCCGTTGGTTTTTATGACGGTGAAAATGGTGCTTTAACCAGAGACAAAAAAAGGACCAAgttgaaaaaaaacaaagtagATAATGAAAATAGGAAGAATGGTGTTCGTGAACATGTTCCGCAATCTAATGAGGTTGCAAATGCCTCTCACCAACAAATTGGTACGCACTATATATTATACCTTCTTTGGTCAATTAAGAATGAACTGTAGAATAGAGGCATTGCTTTAGGAGTTTTGATAATGCCTTCTGGTTTTTATTCTGAAATTGAGTAAATGGTGGTCTATAGAAGTCTTGATGATCAACGCGGACAATAAAAGGATAAAATTTGAGGAGAAAAAAGGAAAGATAACTGCAGGTAATGATACTCCAAAATTACTGTCTAGCTTTAATCAAGTTGGACCCTTGAACATAATTATAGATGTTGCATACCCTCTCAGTTCTATTAGTTAGGACGACATGtgtttgattttgatgcatATAGATATTTTCGTGAATTCTTTTGGTGTGATATTTATATagaatatagatagatatggaACTTGTGAATATAGCAGTATCGTGGACTCAACTTTTGCATTTTATCTTCAAATCTTACAAATTGCTATTCTGAAGTTAATTATCCTCATCTTTAATATCTCTAATCTTGAGCAGGTAAGGTGGATAGTGCAAATTCTGACAAGAAACTGAAAAAAAGTGCCAGAAAGAAGAATAGAAAAGGCACAGAGCTATCCGAAGCTGAAACAATTGAAGTTGTTGTACCCACTACTTCAGATGATGTTATTGAGTGTATAAATAGTGCTGGAAAGAAGgacaagaaaaaaaacaaattgaagaaaaagaaaagagagaacGGAAATAAAAAGGATGTTGTTCATGAAGTTGGGGATGATTCTAACCAACAATTTGGTATGCACTCACACTTTGCTTAAAGAACAAGGTGTTatgttgatttttatttatttttttaatggtaaTCCTTCTACATAAAAGTCTGTGTCAATTGCAACTTATGGATTGGACTTGAATTTGTTTTCAAGCAATTTAGTTTCTTGTAGGTAAGTCAAAAAGGGTGGCCACAATAGAAAATGAAGCTACTTTacttgatgatgaagatgaagtttATCAAATCTCTTCAGGGGATGAAGATGAAACGACGGGAATGAAACGTATGTATTTATAACCAGATGAGGTTTAAGAAATCTGTTATTTATTTGAATGTTCATGGAGttagatttatgatatagtatagTATATCTGATAATAAGTAGGCGTGTGTTAGTGGTTCTAGATAATACTCTTACACTATCATACACAATTTGCGCTTACTCCTTCCTTAAAGTTGATTTTATTGATGTTGATAGGATGGATTGATAAATATCATCGCGCTAGACCTGGGGCAGAGGTTCTGTTGGAAAATATTAATGACTTTTTAGTCGACTACAATGCACAAAAGGATAAGGTAATCATGCTACTCTACATATGTGCATTAAGGCTATCAAATTTCAGGATTGTACCTTTTGCTTCGTAATGTGTTTCAAAATTGGTGGGTTGGATGATGGATCGCCAAATGTGTTTGATCTATTAGACTAGGTTTTATAATTAAAGGGTGTTAATTGTAAAAGTAGTCATTATATATACCTCCTATGTAATCTCTTTTAAGCTATACAATAGTACCATCAATTACAAAGATTATCATGGTGTTTGTTTTTTAGCTCTACCTATTAGCCAAATATTGATAAATCATAACCAAATTCAAGTCCTTTTTCGTGTCAGTATGTTTTGATATGACCAGCTTACTTTATATTCATTGAATTCCAATCTAAAATgcaggaaagaaaagaaaaagatgaggAAGCAGCAGAAGGTGGATGGACTGTTGTTACACACATGAAAGGTAGGAAGAAAACAACAGATGCTGAAAGCGGTACAACTGTTGGCTCTGTTGCTCAGGCCGCTGTGATGGATAAGATGTCGAAGAAGAAAGACAAACAAGTTGGCATCAATTTTTACCGTTTCCAGAAAAGAGAGGCACAAAGAAATGGTATGCTCATTCCTTTTCATTATATGCGGTGATATAAGCTTGTTCACTGAAGGGCAAAATGGGTGATTATTGGTGCGGGTGGGGTCTAAAtggagggttttttttttcctctttaagggtttttgtttctttttttatggGTCAAGGATGATAATTTTATACTCTTTTCAATAAAAGGAGGCCATATGCATTAAGTACACTTTTGTTgacatttgacccatttggcGTGGTTTTATTTAAGCATTTTAATCTGTTAGGAGAAAACAACCTAAATCACCTTGTTATTAACAGGGTTGAACTTACCATTTTCACTTTCAGCATTAATGATTTGatcatttgatgtaaaaaatcACTTTCAGAAATCATGACGCTGCAAAGTCAATTTGAGCAAGACAAGAAAAGGATACAGCAATTGAGGGCTGCAAGGAAGTTTCGACCGTACTAATATGGTGGTTGTGAATTCTAGTACGAACATTCGTTTGTCTTGGGCGACTGCTGTATCTACTCGAGCCTTGCCTTACGAAGTTTTTTCTGAGCAAGGAAAGAGGTTTTAGGGACCCAGAAATGAAAATTCAATCACATGCTAACATGAGGGTCCAGTTGGCTCACAGAGGTTGGTATATCGCTCGATTTTGTAATGTGTTATTAAATTGACTAATGATAGacaaatggttttttttttaagaacttaTTGGacctatatattttttactaatctgttttataaattataatctgATTCTAGATTTTTTATTTGATGTTAGAATCTAGATTGGAATGTGTTTGTATGCATGCAATTGAACGAAACTTGGTTAATGTTGTGATTGAAAGTTATGAGATGCAATTCCATGTCTATGCCTGCTCTTTGTATTTTTTTCTGTAACCACGTAAGTTTTCGCCTGAATAAGATAACCTAATATGAAGGTTATTCTTATATGTATCTGAATGGCCAGTTGGAAAGTGTGTGTCTAAAAGTGTGAACTGTGATTAGGATTAGTCTCTTTGTTGAATCTAAAGTCCGTTACTTATGATTTGAGGTTTTAACCCTTCGGCCATGAGTGTGCTTGTTTCTGGGTTACATATGTTAACTGATCCAGAGTTGGAGTCTGCTTCTTGATATTGCTCTCGTATGGGGTCAATGAAACTTTGCTATCTTTTTattgggataagtatcctgaaacgtaacaaactttggacgaatgcctatagtatgaaataactaaagttttgttcattgtatgtaatcatctttaaattatgtgtattgtatgtaagcatgcatacgtgacaaccatatatagctaccacttgttagtttttgattggtcgggtACATTTTCTTACGTACAATACACATTATGtaaagatgattacatacaatgaacacaattttagttatttcacactatagacattcgtccaaagtttgttacattttaaGATACCAATCCCCTTTTGATTTGCAAGCTGGTATATCCATGATATTTGCTAGCTAAATCTATGATCATTTTGCCAAATTGAATGTTTTATACGAGATACTTTGTTTTTGGCATTTGTTGCTGCCAAAGACCTTGGTCATGTGGTTGTATTCTAGCTTATGGCTGCTAATTGTGTATGTACTCTTGAAGAGTCTAACAAATGATTGGAGCCGTTGTTACACACCCAGTTACAACAATTTTTGACTCATGAAGCGAGACCGATATATAGGGGAACCATTTTtatcttgaaaaacaaattcGAGAAAGCATGATACATTCGTTGTAGCTCTTTACCACCctttctaaattttaaaaacaccaaaattctaaaaataaaattgtgagATAACATCAATCATCAAGTTAATCAATAGATGCCCCAAAAAAGTGAGCAGCAATCACTTCACATGATGTCAAAACTTGGGAAGCCTGGTTTATATGCTGGAAAGTCAATGCTCGGGTTTGGGAAACCCGGGCCATATATGTCGTGCACAGCTGAGCAGGTGACTCCGAGTTTTGGGTATGGATCGGACTTACAAAATTTGTGCTTTCGGTTTGGGTATGGACCATGTTTCATTGTGTGTATTAATCATATTCAGAAAAGCACATTCCGAGTCATCGTGAGTCTTCTTTTACTTCTTTATTCATTGCGAGTATATATAATACCTGCTATTGAGTATTGAGAGTTGTAATTTTCCCTTCCAAAGTAACATATCAAACACTACTTGTTTGATCCTTTGTTCAACAATCAACGCTTACACAAAGTAATCTTACTAAATGTTTCCGATTCAACAGCTACAATAGGTTTAAAGCAGAGtttttatatgctttaatgGAAGTTCTACAGGTGATGTAAGGAGTGATGAAGAAGATGGCCCAAGGAAGataacttttatacttttattagtgtttttaccctttatttttaaaacttctaTTCTAACCCCTCTAttataatacgagtattatcTATCATTTAAGCTATAactttcaataaataaaatgggATTAGTTTCCaagaatgtaagaaactttgaacgaatgtctatagtaggaaataactaaagttgtgtgtattgtatgtaaacaactttgaaataatttttattgtatgtaagaattttgtttcaaccaattaaaatctgacaagtggcacctgtatatggttgtcacgtatgttttcttacataatataaacattttttcaagttgcttacatacaatacacataactttagttttttcatactatagacattcggtcaaagatagttacattccaggaaactaatcccaagTTACAATCTATCCTTACAGAAGATACATTATACCATGGTTACGTTTAGCAAAAAGT
This genomic window contains:
- the LOC122600220 gene encoding uncharacterized protein LOC122600220 isoform X2, which translates into the protein MGERTVKKNKKTSNNKPLSPAQDNVDGVSSDKKLKKSTRDKKRKGTEVAEAKKVGVVGSSSPVGFYDGENGALTRDKKRTKLKKNKVDNENRKNGVREHVPQSNEVANASHQQIGKVDSANSDKKLKKSARKKNRKGTELSEAETIEVVVPTTSDDVIECINSAGKKDKKKNKLKKKKRENGNKKDVVHEVGDDSNQQFGKSKRVATIENEATLLDDEDEVYQISSGDEDETTGMKRWIDKYHRARPGAEVLLENINDFLVDYNAQKDKERKEKDEEAAEGGWTVVTHMKGRKKTTDAESGTTVGSVAQAAVMDKMSKKKDKQVGINFYRFQKREAQRNEIMTLQSQFEQDKKRIQQLRAARKFRPY
- the LOC122600220 gene encoding uncharacterized protein LOC122600220 isoform X1: MGERTVKKNKKTSNNKPLSPAQDNVDGVSSDKKLKKSTRDKKRKGTEVAEAKKVGVVGSSSPVGFYDGENGALTRDKKRTKLKKNKVDNENRKNGVREHVPQSNEVANASHQQIEVLMINADNKRIKFEEKKGKITAGKVDSANSDKKLKKSARKKNRKGTELSEAETIEVVVPTTSDDVIECINSAGKKDKKKNKLKKKKRENGNKKDVVHEVGDDSNQQFGKSKRVATIENEATLLDDEDEVYQISSGDEDETTGMKRWIDKYHRARPGAEVLLENINDFLVDYNAQKDKERKEKDEEAAEGGWTVVTHMKGRKKTTDAESGTTVGSVAQAAVMDKMSKKKDKQVGINFYRFQKREAQRNEIMTLQSQFEQDKKRIQQLRAARKFRPY